The Leptodactylus fuscus isolate aLepFus1 chromosome 1, aLepFus1.hap2, whole genome shotgun sequence nucleotide sequence GTCCATGTTAAATGTGAAGAGGACATGGAAGACATTGAGCCGCAGCTATATAAACGTCGCTGACTTCTGATGTAGTGAATATTCCAGCAGAATACCAGACACGGCATCTACGCTCACTACAGATGTCTTGATCCTTGCATGGGCAGTGAGGACGTCTTCGGTGGACATACTGGCAATGGAAGTTATTTTGCATTGCCGCCCTGAACAAAATAATGTAGATAACTTGCAAAAGATAGCAGCTGGTTCTTTGGAAGAATTTCCACTCAGACTCTTGCCAAAATTTGTTCCATGGTTTCCATATCACTTGCCAGCATTTATTCTGAAACCTCAAAAATGTCCTCCATTTGTCTCCGTGGATTTGACCTCCAAGGTTGATTATGACCCCTTTGATCCAGTCAATGTGGAGCCCTTTATATGTCAAGATCCTACGCCCAATCTGTTAGAGTTTAGGGCCAATACAAGCATCGACAAAGACAAGCAAACTGCGTCTGCAGAACAGGACAACGTTGTATATGAAGGACCAAAtccatgtgaaactgtaagcaagGAGAAGATGTATGTGCGGCCATGGAGTGTTTGTACTCGAAGAGTGGGGGGAAAAGATTCAGCCATTCCACCATCTCCAGAACTGAAAGACATCTTGGATAGACTCAAGTTGAATCTGTACCATAGGGGGAGATGGACTATACTGTCATCAGTGTGTGGTGATCGGAGTATGGAAGAGACTTGGGATAAACTGAGCCGACTGATTAGACATGGCGTCCTTCCAAGCTGTAACGCCATCTTGCAACAAGACATCCGTGAGATATGGATATTCTGCGACCTGCGCTATTGTGAATATATTGGAAAGTTAGTTAGAGCAAAGCTGAACCTGTCTGGCAAAATAGACTTGTACATTCACAAACATGGGGTCATTTTAagcatgtgatatatatatttttatataattttttttacttttatatatttttttctaaatatatatatatatatatatatatatatatatatatatatatatatatatgcgtccgTCCTGACTATACGTATGTGCAGATCAAGATACTCCATTTAAATTCGGCGTCGTGTGTATTTTTGTATTGTGTGTTTATTAAAGTTTTTAAAGTTGTTTCAGGTTAGCGCAGTTTATTGATCCTCTGTGATCATCCAGGTTGTGTTCCCTCTCATGATGTTAGGTCTGAAAAGCTGCCTATCTGATGATTTGTGTCGTTGGACTTTTCGGACCTGGAGGCAGGTCCACTTTAAGTCACTCACTAGCCATTTGGCCATAACATGTGAACAACTGACACTATCCAATTGGcttttcacatatatatatatatatatatatatatatatatatatatatatatatatatatatatatatatattcctctgctctgttaacagcattgtGATTTTCTTTACAGCACTGTCATCTTAAGCTAaatcattgatgtctatgtattAGATATATTATGTGCTGGGAGCAGTAGAGCTGTGGCATCATGTACTGTCAGCAGTGGATGCAATAATGGGTCAGTAGTGttttctatagaggtgttatcttctgttgTAATCCTGGCTGTCACTTGAttaaggtgactgctgcaaagaaaacgtcTACAGAATTGGTAAGTGTGAGTGTATTAGTGTAGTATTAGGCTTGAAAGGTTCAGGGGTACAGTTAAAAAATCGAAACTAAAGTATAACATAAAACTTGGCTTAAGAATAGGACCATTTCTTGTAAAACATTCCCCTTAATgggaaaaatttaaataaaattcaGGTTTCTTCAGTTACATCTGTAATTCCTTCTGTTATGTCTTTGTGTGTGGTTGACTATAGGGGTGTCCTGGTAattttaaaagagttgtccaggacctgaaagTAATTGATACTGATAACTTTTCCCTAGGATCGAGATCAGATTGGTCGGGGTGTGAAATCTGGCCCCAACCTAATCTACTATTTCCACCATTGGAATCCGTATGTTGGATGTACAGCTGGGAATAGCCCTGCTAATATTCAACAAGGCTGCAGTTCCAGACACCATTAAGACAGTGTACAGACCAGAAGCTGCGTACAGTGTATGGACACGTTAtggactcccattcacttgagtaggAGCAGGGTTACCTCTGGCCGTGTACTTAGTATATGGCTTCTCGTGGACAAAACACCTGTTAGGACAACCAGTgccgtggataggtcatcaatattaattaCCTTCAGGTTCTGAACAACTTCTTCAAGTTATCCCCTAACCATTGGATAGGCAATAACTACTAGATTGCTGGGGACTCTCAGATCATAAGAATGGGGCTCCCCTTTGTATCCTTATATGACGTTCACGTCTGTCCACACGTGTagcttctccattcacttctttagACTGTCAGAGATGGCGCAGTACAGCTCTCAGCTATCTCTACAGTCCCAAAGAGAATGAATAGAGCTCTGGTGTGACTtgttctacccccccccccccccagcagttaGACCCCCGCACTTTTCAGGCACTTAACTCTATGTAGTGGATAAGGGATGACTTCAATTTATCGGAATATCCCTTACACTGTGgtgtttgtttttgtgttttcatttttgttttgtttttttagcaatGAATATCAATTTTGTTAtgtctgcacattttaagaaataAACTTTTTTGAATCTGAAGATGATACTTGTATGTGGGTTTATTGACCTATAGGAAATACTTCACACTTGCATTTCAGGGGTGTACATCGAGAAAATTCCTGACGTACCATATACATGTACATCTGACATTGCCCATAGGTTGTCATGTTATAAAAATAAGGAATTGGGGAGGGGGTGCCTAAAGGTACACGGGGAGCTTTATTGGTACATAAGCCAAATGTACAGTGCAAATGCCATGTGAATAAACCCCTAGTgtactattttatttttactttgtgCCATGTGCTGGCAATAAATaatctaattaaaaaaatatatatatatatatatatatattataatatttatatatttttttatttttttttattctgcagcTAAGATATGTGGTGTCAAAAATATTGTTTGGGTTTCATAGAATGCTTCTAAACGTCGAATGAAAAGTACATTGACCAATCGATGTCAGCACAATAAGCTGGAGAGAGCCTGCCAGTTTCACCCTAGCGTCGCCTGTCTGTTGTTGTGGcctgttggaggaccagaacaatggacagtcgGACTGCTAAGTTAGTGGTTATTGGTACATGCCGACCCCATTGAATTGTCTGTATGTGCCTTGGTGCCATTAATATCGTAATCGATATCCGTTCACAGTATGAAGGGCGGACCTGGCAGCGTAGCGTCATGGCTGGTCTATAAGGAATCCCCCAACACCCCCACAGtccgctttctagcagtatataatacctctgtgtcagaggacatgaaaggtcctttttttaATGTATCCATAAGGCTCCAATACAACTGGCAGAAGCCAAAATAATCCTTTCAACCCTTTTCAAGATGTGTTGCTGGGGGACGTTTGTCAGAAGTATACTATAGGTCGGGAAATCTTCCTGACATACTGACTTATACCTCGAACAGGAAGGTCTAACACCATGTTTGCGGAGCCTTAGACAGATTCGTTTAATCTGGCCTGATTGTTAATAGCCCTTAGTTGTCATTTACCTTGAGTGAGCATGCTTATTGTACCATGTTCAGACACAGCAGTCTTATTGTATATATTGCATGCTgtttctgcaccaaaaaaaatatCAACTCTGCAGTAAAATACTGGTTTACAAAATCGCATTCAACTGTATATGTATAGCAAGGCCAATATTATAATATCCCCAGGA carries:
- the SHLD3 gene encoding shieldin complex subunit 3, whose product is SEYSSRIPDTASTLTTDVLILAWAVRTSSVDILAMEVILHCRPEQNNVDNLQKIAAGSLEEFPLRLLPKFVPWFPYHLPAFILKPQKCPPFVSVDLTSKVDYDPFDPVNVEPFICQDPTPNLLEFRANTSIDKDKQTASAEQDNVVYEGPNPCETVSKEKMYVRPWSVCTRRVGGKDSAIPPSPELKDILDRLKLNLYHRGRWTILSSVCGDRSMEETWDKLSRLIRHGVLPSCNAILQQDIREIWIFCDLRYCEYIGKLVRAKLNLSGKIDLYIHKHGVILSM